The Euphorbia lathyris chromosome 8, ddEupLath1.1, whole genome shotgun sequence genome has a window encoding:
- the LOC136202577 gene encoding protein ALP1-like, translating to MNETKKRPRKKTLQQDDDNISFEQHTTNNKTKDLKGIITSLILLEDQEHTDQQHQTTALSQEKQLLDSNHNKTTKTMVDYYSNLQQYYSQVEQTHRVKRHKSRAIAAAGAVAVSSVSNNGLPGKQGSAGGGQQRRLWVKDRDKEWWDECNRPDYPEEDFKQSFRMSKATFELICEELHSFIAKEDTTLRNAIPVRQRVAVCIWRLATGEPLRLVSKRFGLGISTCHKLVLEVCSAIRNVLMPKYLQWPDEDSLNKIKNEFESISGIPNVVGSMYTTHIPIIAPKISVAAYFNKKHTERNQKTSYSITVQGVVDPRGVFTDVCIGWPGSMPDDQVLEKSALYQRANGGLLKDVWIVGSSGYPLMDWVLVPYTQQHLTWTQHAFNEKIAEIQKVAKDAFTRLKGRWSCLHKRTEVKLQDLPVVLGACCVLHNICEIRKEEIDPKLNTELFDDEMVPEVALRSVTSIKARDAMAHNLLHHCHAGTGFL from the coding sequence ATGAATGAAACCAAGAAAAGGCCCAGAAAGAAGACGCTACAACAAGATGATGATAATATTTCCTTTGAACAACACACCACCAACAACAAGACCAAAGATTTGAAGGGTATTATCACTTCTTTGATCTTATTAGAGGACCAAGAGCACACCGATCAACAACACCAGACCACGGCCTTATCTCAAGAGAAGCAATTACTCGATTCTAACCACAACAAAACCACCAAAACTATGGTTGATTACTATTCCAATCTTCAACAGTATTACTCACAAGTTGAACAAACTCACAGAGTCAAGCGCCACAAGTCTCGCGCAATTGCTGCTGCCGGAGCCGTCGCCGTTTCTTCTGTCTCTAATAATGGGCTCCCCGGTAAACAAGGGAGTGCTGGTGGCGGTCAACAAAGAAGGTTGTGGGTTAAGGACAGAGATAAAGAATGGTGGGATGAATGCAATCGCCCTGATTATCCAGAAGAGGATTTCAAGCAATCTTTCAGAATGAGTAAAGCTACTTTTGAATTGATTTGTGAGGAGCTCCATTCTTTCATAGCTAAAGAGGATACTACTTTGAGAAATGCAATTCCTGTCAGGCAAAGGGTTGCTGTCTGTATATGGAGATTAGCTACTGGTGAACCACTTAGACTTGTCTCCAAAAGGTTTGGTTTAGGGATTTCTACTTGTCATAAATTAGTTCTTGAAGTTTGTTCTGCTATTAGAAATGTTCTAATGCCTAAATATTTACAATGGCCTGATGAGGATAGTCTCAATAAGATcaaaaatgaatttgaatcaATTTCAGGAATCCCTAATGTTGTTGGCTCTATGTACACTACTCATATTCCTATTATAGCTCCAAAGATTAGTGTTGCTGCTTATTTCAATAAGAAACATACTGAGAGGAATCAGAAAACATCTTACTCAATTACAGTTCAAGGAGTAGTTGATCCCAGAGGAGTTTTTACTGATGTTTGTATCGGTTGGCCTGGTTCAATGCCTGATGATCAGGTGTTGGAGAAGTCTGCTTTATATCAAAGAGCAAATGGAGGGCTTTTGAAGGATGTTTGGATTGTTGGAAGTTCAGGCTATCCTTTGATGGATTGGGTTTTGGTGCCTTACACCCAACAACATTTAACATGGACTCAACATGCTTTTAATGAGAAGATTGCTGAAATTCAGAAAGTAGCTAAGGATGCTTTTACTAGGTTGAAAGGGAGATGGAGTTGCTTGCATAAAAGAACTGAGGTCAAACTGCAGGACTTGCCTGTGGTTCTTGGGGCTTGTTGTGTCTTGCATAACATTTGCGAAATTCGTAAAGAGGAAATCGATCCCAAGCTTAATACTGAGCTTTTCGATGATGAAATGGTTCCTGAGGTCGCATTGAGATCAGTAACTTCAATCAAGGCTAGGGATGCTATGGCTCATAACCTTTTGCACCATTGTCATGCAGGAACTGGTTTTCTATAA